The genomic segment GTGCCGGTCCCGCGCGTGGTGGGTGAAATCAGCCGCCGCCACCCAGTACAGGTGCGCGATGTGGAATTTCTGCGCGCCCATACGGATCGCACCACCAAGATCACTGTGCCCGGCCCCTTCACCATGGCCCAGCAGGCACAGGACGATTATTACGGCGATCCCGAGGCATTGGCGCTGGCCTATGCGGCGGCCGTGAACGAGGAGATCAAAGACCTCTTCGCTGCGGGCGTGGACGTGGTCCAGCTCGACGAGCCCTATATGCAGGCACGGCCGGACAAGGCACGCCAGTTCGGCCTCAAGGCGCTCGAACGCGCGCTGGAGGGTGTGAGGGGCACGACGGCGCTGCATATCTGCTTCGGCTATGCCGCGCTGATCCATGAACGGCCCGAAGGCTATAATTTCCTGCCCGAACTGGCGGCGACGGCCTTGGGCCAGGTGTCGGTGGAAACGGCGCAATCCCACCTCGATTGTGCGGTGCTGGAAAAGCTGGCGCCCAAGACGGTGATCCTCGGCGTGCTCGATCTTTCAACCCATGAGGTGGAAACGCCGGAAACCGTGGCCGTGCGCATCCGCCGTGCCTTGCCGCATGTCGATGCGAACCGTCTGATCGTGGCCCCGGATTGCGGGCTGAAATATCTGCCGCGCGATGTGGCCAACGGCAAATTGCGCGCCATGGCCGCTGGCGCAGCCATAGTGCGTGAAGAGCTGGCATGATCTTCAAGACCACACATACCGGCAGTCTGCCGCGCCCCGAACAGCTGCTTTCCCTCGTCTTCGCGCGCGAAGGCGGCGGGATTGTGAGCGACGCGGAAATGGACGCGGCAGTGGAGGATGCCACTGCCTATGTCCTTGCCCGGCAGCGGGATGCGGGCATTGCCATCGTGGGCGATGGCGAGATGTCGAAGCCCAGCTATGCCACCTATATCAAGCACCGCCTGACCGGGTTCGACGGGGAAGCGGGCAGTTACGAATTCCAGGATCTGGAAGAGTTTCCCGGCGCCAAGGCGAAGGTGTTCGGTGATACCGGGCGTGCGCGGCGTTCCGCCCCGGCTTGCACGTCCGAGATCACCGTCAAGGACATGGAAGCGCCGCGGATCGATGCCGAACGGCTGAACCGGCTGGCGGGCGATCACGAGACTTTCATGTCCGCCGCATCGCCCGGGGTGACGGCGCTGTTCTTCCCCAACCGCTTCTACAAGGATGACGAGGAATATGTCTTCGCCATCGCGGAGGCGCTGCGGCACGAATATGAAACCATCGCGAATGCCGGGATCACCCTGCAGCTCGATTGCCCGGATATGGCCATGGGCCGCCACGTGCAGTTCACGCATCTTTCGACCGAGGAATTCCGCAAGAAGCTGGCCATGAACGTGGCCGCGCTGAACCATGCTTTGCGCAATATCCCGGCGGAAAGGCTGCGCATGCATCTGTGTTGGGGCAATTATCCCGGTCCGCATCATTGCGACGTGCCACTGGATGACATTGCGGACATCGTCTGGCAGGCAAAGCCGCAGACGGTTCTGCTGGAAGGCGCCAATCCGCGCCACGCCCATGAATTTGCCTGGTTCGAAGAAAACGAGCTGCCCGAAGGCAAGGTGCTTTGCCCCGGCATGATCGAACCGCAGAGCAGCTATATCGAACATCCCGAACTGATCGCCCAGCGCATCGGCCGCTATGCCGACCTGTTAGGAACTGAGCGGATTCTGGCGGGGGTCGATTGCGGCTTTTCTGTCCACGCAGGCAGCGGCAATCTCGATCCCGAAGTGGTCTGGGCGAAACTTGCCGCGCTTGCGGAAGGGGCAGAGATCGCCGGGCGGCGCTTTCGTTAGGTTAACCGTCGCAGGCCTCGATTGGCGGAAATACGTGCCGACAGCTCAGCGCCGGGCGCAGTCTTGCGCCCAAGAATTGCGATCGAGACCGGTGGGCGCCGAAATAGTTGCGGCCTGCCGGTAACCAATCGTTTCGTAAGAATGACAGGATATTGCTGTCCCGCTTTGAGCCGGAATTTGCCGCGCGAATCGTGTCAAAAACGCTCGCGCTGCTCGTAGAAAGCCGTTATCCGGCAAGAGCTTAGTTGGTTATCGCGGACCCGGGGACGGGTCTGAACATCACGTGTGCGGGCGTGGCGGAATGGTAGACGCCGGGGACTTAAAATCCCCTGAGCTTTGCTCGTGCGGGTTCAAGTCCCGCCGCCCGCACCATCAGTGTTTACTACGAGGCTTCACCACACACTTTATTCACGTTTGGAAGTCAGGGAATATTAGCATTTATCGGATACCCACGTAGAAATGCGGGGTTCTCTGCCCCGGAGTGGGCAGGCCCATCTTCCGGACAGTTGCCTCGTCGAACGAAAATTGGGTGGCCAGCCGGCTGGCCCATGCGAGAAAACGCTATGACTGAGGTTGTGCAATCGCCTGGCGGTCATGTGCAGGGACAGGTGGCAGGCCCGCCGGGTGACGACGGCGAGGAGCAGCGGATTGCCCCCCGCTTCACCCTGCTGATCCGTACTGCCAAACTGATCTGCTCGTTGGGCGAATATCTATGCATTGTCCGCGATGCCTCCTCCACGGGGGTCAGCATCCGTACCTTCCATCCGCTGCCGCAAGGTGTGCAGCTGACCCTTGAACTTCCCAATGGTGACCGGCACCCGGTGGAACGTGTGTGGGAAAAGGAAGGTGCTGCTGGATTCCGCTTTCCGGTGGAAGTGGATATTGATCGCCTGCTTAACAACAAAAGCCGCTTTCCCAAGCGTGCGGTGCGGCTGAAGCTGCAACTGCCGGCGCTGATTTCGTGTCACGGCCGCACGGCCGGAGTGGTGATCCACAATATCTCGCAGCAGGGCGCGCAGATCGAATCTCCGCTCTACATGGCAATCGACCAGAAGCTGCGGCTGGAGGCCGACAATCTGCCCGTGATTCAGGCGCGGGTGCGCTGGCGCAAGGATTCCAATTACGGGCTGGTGTTCGACGATACGTTCCAGTTTGCCGAACTCGCGCGACTGGCAGCGCAGCTTCAGGGAAGCTGTAATATCGAGAGCGGTACGTGGATACCCGGACCCATGGATTCCGTCCGGCGTTAACCTGCTCCTAACCATTATCGTTCACTCCCGGACAGGAGCAAATCACCGGGGGTAGATTGTGACGGAATTCAGCCGAACTTCGCAGGCCAAAGAGGTCGTTGTCGACGTGGCGATCATCGGTGCGGGGCCTGCGGGCCTTACTGCCGGTTATCTGCTGACCAAGCAGGGCAAGACTGTCGCGATCATCGAAAAGGACGAGACCTATGTCGGCGGCATCAGCCGCACGGTGGAGCATGAAGGCTACCGTTTCGACATTGGCGGCCACCGGTTCTTTTCCAAGAGCGCCGCTGTGGTTGACCTCTGGAACGAGATCCTGCCCGACGATTTCATCCAGCGTCCGCGGATGAGCCGCATCTATTACGAGGGCAAGTTCTACTCCTACCCGCTGCGCGCCTTCGAGGCTCTGCGCAACCTGGGTATCTGGCGCTCGACCACCTGCATGGTCAGCTATCTCTGGTCCAAGGCCTTCCCGATCAAGGACGTGAAGAGCTTCGAGGACTGGACGACCAACCAGTTCGGCCAGAAGCTCTATTCGATCTTCTTCAAGACCTATACCGAGAAGGTGTGGGGCATGCCCTGCAACGAAATGAGCGCCGACTGGGCCGCCCAGCGTATCAAGGGCCTGTCGCTCTGGGGTGCAGTTGTCGATGGCCTCAAGCGTTCGCTCGGCCTCAACAAGCGCCCGAATGACGGGCAGCAGGTCAAGACCCTGCTTGAAACCTTCCGCTATCCGCGCCTCGGCCCCGGCATGATGTGGGAAGCCGCCCGCGACCGGATCGTGGAGCGCGGCGGCCATGTGGTCATGGGCCACGCGCTCAAGCAGCTCGCTTCGGATGGGCAGGATGGCTGGCGCATGGTTGCCACGGGCAAGGATGGTGAACTTGTCGTCCGCGCCAAACACGCCATCAGCTCCGCTCCGATGCGCGAACTCGCAGCGCGCCTGCATCCGCTGCCGGAATCGACGCTCAACGCCTCGCAGCTCAAATATCGGGATTTCCTCACCGTCGCGCTGATGATCCGTTCTGAAGACCTCTTCCCGGACAACTGGATCTACATCCACGACAGCAAGGTGAAGGTCGGCCGCGTGCAGAACTTCCGCAGCTGGTCGCCGGAAATGGTGCCGGATGAAAGCGTCGCCTGTGTCGGCCTCGAATATTTCTGTTTCGAAGGCGACGGCCTGTGGTCGTCGAGCGATGCGGATCTGGTCGAACTGGCGAAGAAGGAAATGGAAATCCTCGGCCTGCTCGATCCCTCTGCCGTGATCGGCGGCGCGGTGGTTCGTCAGGAAAAGGCCTATCCGGTCTATGACGAAGCCTATGCCGCCAATGTCGACGTGATGCGCAAGGAACTGGAGGACAAGTTCCCCACCCTTCATCTGGTCGGCCGCAACGGTATGCACCGCTACAACAATCAGGATCACGCGATGATGACCGCTATGCTGACGGTGGAGAACATCCTCGCCGGCGAGCGCATCTACGACACGTGGTGCGTCAATGAGGATGCCGAATATCACGAGGCAGGCGATGAAGGCGCCGAAAAGGCCCTGCCGCAGCGTGAGACCGCCGCTCGCCAGCCGGTGAGTCCGGATCAGGCCGTCGCGCTTGCATCCGTGCGCGATGTTCCTGAACGCATTGTGCCAGAAGGCCGCAAGGCCGCCTGACGCCGGAGGTAAAGCCATGACGGACAGTCTCTACCGTCTGAGCCAGAACCAGTTCCTGCGCTATCTTATTGCCAGCGTGGGTGCCCTGTCGGTCGATATGGGCAGCTTCATCCTGATGCTGCACTTCGGGATACTGGCCGGGCTTGCGGCGGCAATCGCCTATACGCTCGGGATCGTCGCGCATTGGGTCTTGCTCAGCCGGGGGGTGTTCAAGGAAGGCGTTGCCGAACGCGGCATGGCCCGCACGCAGCAGAAGGTGATCTTCTTCGTCACTACACTGGCGGGGCTTGGCCTGACGACTGCGGTGGTCAGCGTACTGGTTGCGCTTGGCGTGGCGCCGATCGTGACCAAGGTGTTGGCGGTGGTGCTGAGCTTCACGCTCAACTGGCTGATCCGCAAACGTTACATCTTCCGGCCCGCCGTGGCGGTTGCCTGAAGCATTACAGGGGGAAATCATGGCGGAATATCTCGTCACTGGCGGTTCCGGCTTCGTGGGCACTTTGCTGGTGGGCAAGCTGCTCGATGAAGGGCACCGCGTCGTCTCGATAGACCTGTTGCCTTCCACCCTGTCTCACCCCCGCCTCAATGCGGTGGTCGGCGACATTCGCGATCGCGCCGCGCTCGATGCGATCTATGCCGCGTGCAAGCCCGATGCGGTATTTCACTGCGCCGCGCTGCTGGCGCATGGGTCCATCACCGAAAAGGAACTGATGTCCCACAATGCGGAAGGCACCCGCGTGCTGGCGGAGGCCACGGCCGCTGCCGGTGTGCGCAAGGTGGTTTATCTTTCCAGCAATTGTCTGTGGGGCCACGGTTTCGAACGCCCGGTGAGGGAAGACGATGCCCCCGCCCCCTGTGAGCCTTACGGCGTGAGCAAGCTGGAGGGCGAACGGGTGCTGGCCGGCTTCGGCAACCAGTTCGAAACTGTCGCCATCCGTTGCCCGACCATCATCGATGAAGGGCGCCTCGGCCTGCTGGCGATCCTGTTCGAATTCATCTCCGACGATAATCGTATCCCGCTGGTGGGCAGCGGGGCGAACCGGTACCAGTTCATTTATGCCGCCGATCTGCTCGATGCTATGGTGCGCGCCGCCAGTTGCGAAGGCAGCCATGTCTTCGGCATCGGTTCGGACAATGTTCCCAGCATGGCGGGCGCCTTCCAGCACGTGATTGACGGTTCGGGCAGCAAGTCCCGCCTGCTGCGCTTGCCCAAGGCACCGATGATCCTGGCGATGCAGATCGCGCACCACCTGCGCATTTCGCCGCTCGGCCCCTATCACTACCGGATGATTGCCAGTTCCTTTGTGTTCGACACAACTTCGATCAAGCGGGTTCTGGGCTGGAAGCCTACGCTGACCAACGGGGAGATGCTGCTC from the Erythrobacter sp. SG61-1L genome contains:
- a CDS encoding NAD(P)/FAD-dependent oxidoreductase, yielding MTEFSRTSQAKEVVVDVAIIGAGPAGLTAGYLLTKQGKTVAIIEKDETYVGGISRTVEHEGYRFDIGGHRFFSKSAAVVDLWNEILPDDFIQRPRMSRIYYEGKFYSYPLRAFEALRNLGIWRSTTCMVSYLWSKAFPIKDVKSFEDWTTNQFGQKLYSIFFKTYTEKVWGMPCNEMSADWAAQRIKGLSLWGAVVDGLKRSLGLNKRPNDGQQVKTLLETFRYPRLGPGMMWEAARDRIVERGGHVVMGHALKQLASDGQDGWRMVATGKDGELVVRAKHAISSAPMRELAARLHPLPESTLNASQLKYRDFLTVALMIRSEDLFPDNWIYIHDSKVKVGRVQNFRSWSPEMVPDESVACVGLEYFCFEGDGLWSSSDADLVELAKKEMEILGLLDPSAVIGGAVVRQEKAYPVYDEAYAANVDVMRKELEDKFPTLHLVGRNGMHRYNNQDHAMMTAMLTVENILAGERIYDTWCVNEDAEYHEAGDEGAEKALPQRETAARQPVSPDQAVALASVRDVPERIVPEGRKAA
- a CDS encoding NAD(P)-dependent oxidoreductase, with product MAEYLVTGGSGFVGTLLVGKLLDEGHRVVSIDLLPSTLSHPRLNAVVGDIRDRAALDAIYAACKPDAVFHCAALLAHGSITEKELMSHNAEGTRVLAEATAAAGVRKVVYLSSNCLWGHGFERPVREDDAPAPCEPYGVSKLEGERVLAGFGNQFETVAIRCPTIIDEGRLGLLAILFEFISDDNRIPLVGSGANRYQFIYAADLLDAMVRAASCEGSHVFGIGSDNVPSMAGAFQHVIDGSGSKSRLLRLPKAPMILAMQIAHHLRISPLGPYHYRMIASSFVFDTTSIKRVLGWKPTLTNGEMLLRAYRYYHSNRSEIAARSNVSAHRQATKMGVIRVLKWLS
- a CDS encoding 5-methyltetrahydropteroyltriglutamate--homocysteine methyltransferase codes for the protein MALPLLPTSLVGSHAQPDWLIDRQKLAGRFPPRTRARELWRVAEDWLDQAWDDATIVAIREQEEAGLDIITDGEMRRESYSNRFATALDGVDIENHGTALDRSGEPVPVPRVVGEISRRHPVQVRDVEFLRAHTDRTTKITVPGPFTMAQQAQDDYYGDPEALALAYAAAVNEEIKDLFAAGVDVVQLDEPYMQARPDKARQFGLKALERALEGVRGTTALHICFGYAALIHERPEGYNFLPELAATALGQVSVETAQSHLDCAVLEKLAPKTVILGVLDLSTHEVETPETVAVRIRRALPHVDANRLIVAPDCGLKYLPRDVANGKLRAMAAGAAIVREELA
- a CDS encoding GtrA family protein: MTDSLYRLSQNQFLRYLIASVGALSVDMGSFILMLHFGILAGLAAAIAYTLGIVAHWVLLSRGVFKEGVAERGMARTQQKVIFFVTTLAGLGLTTAVVSVLVALGVAPIVTKVLAVVLSFTLNWLIRKRYIFRPAVAVA
- a CDS encoding cobalamin-independent methionine synthase II family protein, encoding MIFKTTHTGSLPRPEQLLSLVFAREGGGIVSDAEMDAAVEDATAYVLARQRDAGIAIVGDGEMSKPSYATYIKHRLTGFDGEAGSYEFQDLEEFPGAKAKVFGDTGRARRSAPACTSEITVKDMEAPRIDAERLNRLAGDHETFMSAASPGVTALFFPNRFYKDDEEYVFAIAEALRHEYETIANAGITLQLDCPDMAMGRHVQFTHLSTEEFRKKLAMNVAALNHALRNIPAERLRMHLCWGNYPGPHHCDVPLDDIADIVWQAKPQTVLLEGANPRHAHEFAWFEENELPEGKVLCPGMIEPQSSYIEHPELIAQRIGRYADLLGTERILAGVDCGFSVHAGSGNLDPEVVWAKLAALAEGAEIAGRRFR
- a CDS encoding PilZ domain-containing protein, encoding MTEVVQSPGGHVQGQVAGPPGDDGEEQRIAPRFTLLIRTAKLICSLGEYLCIVRDASSTGVSIRTFHPLPQGVQLTLELPNGDRHPVERVWEKEGAAGFRFPVEVDIDRLLNNKSRFPKRAVRLKLQLPALISCHGRTAGVVIHNISQQGAQIESPLYMAIDQKLRLEADNLPVIQARVRWRKDSNYGLVFDDTFQFAELARLAAQLQGSCNIESGTWIPGPMDSVRR